In Megalops cyprinoides isolate fMegCyp1 chromosome 12, fMegCyp1.pri, whole genome shotgun sequence, the sequence cactttttgttttttctctgttttcatctttttttattctgtcacaCTGTTTCTCTAGTCCACTTCATATCACTTTAATGTatattctgtgtctgtttataaCTGCAGTCTTCTTTTGTGACATCACTATATTAGTCCTACTGTACCTTTACATATACAGACACTGCTTCAATGGTCTGTTTGGCCACTTTAAGAAATCAGGAAGGGCTCtgagaaagaaattaaatgaaaagaacaagaaCCTGAAAACAACGCCTGACTATGATGGCATGTGAACTGCAGGTGCATTCCCAGGTCTTATGCAAAGCTTGGCAGTGATACTAGTATCTTTCTTCATACTGCTTCCCTCACCACACAGCAGAACATTCCCAGCATTTTTGTGTTCCCAGCAATTCTGTCTTCCTAGTGAAGCTGCCCCATTTCCTATAGTCCCACCTGCATGTTCCCGTGTCATCAGCCCTCTCAGTCTTGCAGGATTGATGACCTCACCCGCCACAGACTGTTCTATCATTGATTATATTGTCCCCGATTAGCCCATTAAAGCTCTgatgtttgttttagttttccctctcccctcatTTCCCTCCTCTAGCCAATGTCAGTTTTTTAAAGGAGCCCTAGCTAGCATCAGGGTAATAAAAAtgttctgagggaaaaaaaaaaattggaaagaaCTGTTTAAGAGGAAATCTTCTGCTGTTCATGGGAGACATGTAGAGGAAGCTAGGTGAGGAGAGACCACAGCCAGCCACTCAAAGcctgttttctcttcttctctccctggTGGCTGAGCAGGACGCCCCTCCCAGAACCTTCTCATCTTCAAAACTGCAGTGCTGCCTAGGTACAGTTACAATGGGAGATGATTATCACCTGGTCTGGAACAATTTTTCTGCATTGCTTCCATCATGAGCTGGAGGCAAAGAATGCTCTGTTTCACACAAGTCAGCGTAGGCATCTGGATTGTGTCCCACAGACAACCTCAGGAGCAAGCCTGGTAACAGTAGCTATCTCTTTCACACTTATACCTTTGAACGGGCTGTAATAGAATCAaccaggctgtttttttttctctttttgtaatCTGAAAGCACCTTGCAgccacagagggaaagaggccTTAAGTTTCCAGACTAGAGAGATAGAAAGACTAATAACATCATTATATTAATGTCATTACTAATTCATAGTGATTGCTTAGGATTTTTAGTGAATGGACTCAGATGATGGCTGGAGTGAACTCCCTGAAAGGAGCATCATATTGGTGGTAGTCAGGAGTTCTTAGAAACATCTCAATCGCACCAGGAATTACAAGGTCTCTAGGATTACTGGTACTAGAATTTACAGCTTGCTGGCTGTCAGGAGGGGAGACACCTTTGACAAACTGGTATATGAAAACCTCTCTCTCAGGATCATAACAGGCCCAATGGTAATCAAACAATGATGAATGTATAAGGGAACAAGGGCCTGGAAAAAGCATCAGGGTGGGTCCCACATAACACCATATATGAGAGGGAGACGGGTTTGAGGGGTACCATTCTTATGGGGGGCACTGTGGTGACAAGAGCCTGAAGGGATTTGTGCCTTGTCTGTTCCGTGATTTTAATCATTTCCACTCACCCTCAGAAGCTACACTGTAAATCTGTCAGTATtgggaaaatgtaaaacagactgaaaagaaATAGCTACTTCATTGCCTTTTATGGTTAAGAGTTCCCTCCATTTATCTACAATGTCCCATTTGcaattttttgcaaaaaatagGGACCACATTCTTAAAACTAAAAGGACATCATTTTTTACAACCTCCCAGACTTTGAAACCTCCAGTAACTGCCAGAATGTCCAATCAGAGAACAGTGCTTAATATAGTAGATCCTGCTGCTGGACACCAATTTTCCTGTCTAATCTTGATCAATGACTtcagcctctgtctctctatgtGGCGTTCCTGTTGATAATTCATTGtttggttgtcatggtgatgacGTAGAATGAAAAAGGGATGGTCAAGACGTCAGCTACAGTATGCCAGAGTTCAATGATTCAAACCTGGTGGAGAACATAAACACACGTatacaccctctctctctctctctctctctctttctctcacacacacacacaccaaatacaTGCCTCAGTGCATCACTGCCACTGAATGAAGAGAAGTTTATGCACCAAGCccttttaaatctttttattaAGACCCACTGAAAGGGCAGGGTAcatatacagtgcacacatatcACCCTACCTGTACAAAGGTGACAGAACACCACCTCCCATAATGCAATGCTCAGGCTGTGCTTGTCACATTTCAGGTTGACTGTGGGTATTGCTTCTGCTCTCTCCACTATTGGGGTCAGATTACTCCTTGGAGCTTGCACTCTACAGCATTACAGTGCACATGAACAGTTCTTATAGGTGTGACATTGCATTAACATAAAAAGCATCTCACATACATTCAAGAAAAGTAGATGCATGAAACTCAAAAAATTCTGTCAAAAAAAGTCTGTTAATGAGCTGCCAACAGTCTAACAATCCTCCATCACACACCATCCAGTAAGGAGCAAGAAGTTACACCCTGCCGCATTCATTCACAGCTCAGCCCAGCACAGTGCAGGGCACAAGACCAAAGCACACAAGAGAACAGCGTATTGCAAGACTGCAGTCCTCGCCTTGCCTTGTGTTGTAATAATTTGTCAAGTCCCAGACACTGACCCTTTGGGCAGGTGCTCAAAAACTTTCTCATGGatacagcactttgtgacatcACCGCCGAATTACACTCCAGTGCTGTTACTAAGAAACAACAGCTATTATTTTGGAGGATACACAACAGCTCAATTAAACTGATTGCTTGACCTAATACCTGCCTCAAGTGAAAGATGAAAGGATTTATATTGAAGATTGATTTGGCATATCCATGACAAGGATATTTGTCAGGTCAAAAAGCACGTAATCTAATAACCACTGACACCGAACAATCAATCCTGTCACATTTCAAGGCACTAATTAAAAAGTTGCAAagctttaattatttacatttcctACAGTAACCACATACTCTTACCATGATGTAATTGGTCTTGCACAGTTCCTTTGAAGTCCATTGACAAAGCAAACCCATACAGCTTACACAATACATCATctaattttgtttctttctctacCAGCCACACCATTATTGTTGCTTTGAactactgtaatgtaaaaagcCATAACGAGAGGTTATGTTTGTCATGGAAACAAGCTAGCAACTTTGCTGTGGTTTGTTAATAATTCAGTATCACCCAAGATGAATTATGCAATAGTCAATTATGCGATTGTCACGTTAAACGCTTCACAATAATTGCCAGTTTCATGTGAtgacataattaaaaacaatgataatacAGATGTGATGCAGTCACTGATATTGAATTTGTTGCATAACAAAACACATCATCTTTATTTGTGGAAATCAAATGATTTTGCACAGCTGAATATCTATCACTTATCTGTGTTTCCCTTATTGAGCTGAATCAATTAAGGCATGGCAATATTCTCACTGTTTAATCAGGCATCTAGGTTTCAGGGACTCACTGGCCCTGATCGTGTTGCCCTGCAGATATTTCTGCTCTTCagaaaatgcttaaaaaaaaacttaaaaatccACTAATTCCCAAATTGTCAAAATCTACAGTGCACTGACATGTAAGGTCCTTTTAAGGGCCTAGAGATAAATAAATGGTGCAGAATTTCCTCGTCCTAGAAGAAATAATTGCTTGTATTTCTTCATATTCCTGTAATTTTTTAACAGGATCCTGCAATTTCACAGTATAATGTATTCAGGAAACATGATCAGTTTGCCTGTCCTTTTTCGTCCAGCAAGGATCATGTGACCTTTCATAAGCATGGTCACAAGAATCCACTGTAGACCTATCGCTCACCATTGAAAGACACTGGTCACCCATCACTGAAGCGCATCTCATCATATTTACTTGAAATAAACACCGGAATATATTCCTAATGATGTACTATTCCATGTTTATATGATCATACAGAGTAACCgacatatgtatataatatataatacatcgccacatcataataataatgcaattgCACAATAGAATACAGATACATTTCTTAAATAAGAATGAGGTTCGGTGGTTACAGTGGGAGCTTTTGGGTGTAGAATCATTCAAGATTGCGCGCCAGTGCGTCATCCAGTAGTGTTTAAGGAATTCAGCTTTTGATTAGACTACAGGTTTGATTGAAGCATTGTCGTTGTACAACTAATGGTATTAAACACATACTGCGTatgtaattatccagctgtatacatgaaaaatgtaaaaatgcaagctatCCCAGTACCCCTTCCTTAAATCATAATTTTCGCGTCACATTCATCCGAGAACAAACTATTTGCACTTCCGCCTCCGATATACTAAACTTTCTAGATGTAACTCCCTCACAATGCAGAATTTAATCTCTTTCACGGTTTTCGGTTTGAGGCAGGGTCGTGTGCACAGTCACAGACGCACAAGATTtaagcctctccctctctttgttctTCCGTGCGCAAACTATTTCTTAAGCGGTATAAATAAGCGAGGACTTGCGCCGTATTTGCACAGTCCGGACTAGCAAGGCGTGGCTACAGGCAGGTGGTCTATAGTTAAGTTGCAGCTCGGTGCTTTTCAcgtaaggattttttttccctgtttcgTGGAGGTCTGCACATTTACCCCGCAAATATGCCCAAGTGTCCAAAATGCTTAAAGGAAGTGTACTTTGGTAAGATAACTTTTATTTCGCTTGTTTGGTAAGCTGCCTTATACGTTATGCAAAAATGCTAGTGACAAACCATGCTTTCCCATGTTTTAAATTTAAGCATCTAAGTGCTTTCATATGTATGCTTTCTCAAGATTTCCTGCAAGGTGGTTTTAGTCGCAGCTGACAGCCAAAATATGTACTACTTCTTAATgcatgaacacaaacagaagCTTAAAATTTTTCAGAAATTCAGATACAGATTGACTTCACATGTATTTGATTCTTTTTTGAAGTCGTTTCATACCATATTCGGATTTCAATAAATATGAAGAACATTAGAGAAGAGGGGTGCACGTGATAATTACACTAAAAGAGTGCGCTTTTGACTGCTCAAATCTATTTCCTGTTTCACTTACAAACATGTTGATATATCCTGCGTTATGTTTGCAGAAATTGCACAAatatgttgaaatgaaaatgatgaaattaaaatgtaaagtatGCTGATGTTGAGGGATATAAgcaattttatttacaaaactgaaaacgTCCAGGAACCATTTTCCAGGAAGTTTAAACTTTCAGAAATTAGCGGGTAAAGGCACGTCTGCTTGGAGTTTGAGGCTCTTCGTTGTAGTGATCTTTTTTAAGATTAAGAATTTAAGGGTAATTGTCAACGCAGGTGCTTGGTGAATTAACAAACCTCTCGACCTCATACATGACATTTGATATTGTAGTGTGACACCAGACATTTCACCTTAGTGCTCTCTATATCATTCATTAAAGTTAGGCACAGGTTAATAGCAACGCCGTGACTTAATACAAGTAAACTGAATGGGATGCGCATCGTTGCTGTCTATAGCTTTAAGTTTGTTTCTCAAACTTCTGTAGAATTATTTCATGTCAGAGACGCATCCATAAGAAGTCACGGTGAATTATACTGGTGAATCGGGTCTGAGATATTGTGACAGTGGGCAGATGTTTATGATGCACCGTCTTTGAAGTTGGTCTATTAATAGTATTAACCGCTGAAACTATAGGCTATCTGGTTTCATAATTGTCAGAGTTGTCTCAGAgttattaaaaatcatttaaaaaattaaattatgtggAGATTCCTTTAGATAAGTGCTCTGTAAGAAAAGGGTCGGTTTAACTAGCTCTGATTACAGTACTCCTGATAtatcacacacatttaacaaCTTGATTGGCTTCATGTGAGATATGGGTTGAGATAAGGGTGCAATTGGTTCTATGCAAATTTCTAATTAAtgtcaaaaatgacacaatctAGAAATATCTCTTCTTCCAGCAGTTCTGTTCTCCCTTAAGCAAAGCTCCTTTGCACTTTTGTTAAATTCATCTatggattaaaaacaaaaaatatgaaatatatggtTTGTAAGTGTTGACAGCCTTGTTTTCCATGCTGCATCCCAAAAGTAGCAGTGAATATTTTTGGGAAAAGGAATGAAGATGCAGTTATCACATGTATGCCACTGCTTGTTCAAGATTTACGCTGTGTGAATACATagaaaaggctttttttgttttcacatccTGGGCGTACTTAGATCGACAGACCTATTAGCACggaatttatttttctttttccccctctcaagATAAACTCCTCTCCTACCgccaaaataaacacattaaatgataTTACTAATGATTCCTGTGAGAAACTACAAATCCAGTGTGTTGAGACAGCCCGGTCTTCTAATAAAGTGCTTCCTATGCTTTCCTATCAGTAGTTTTAGTTGCATTTGTAAATCATACACATCAGAGCATAATGCTTTTCATCCTCCCTGCtcagtcccccacccccctcccccaacccctccctcttGCCTCTTCATCTAAACCCATCAGCGCCCTCttgtccctcctctccctgcagaagGTTAACATTCAGATGGAAACAATCATGCTACCACTCCAGTGCCTGATGTAGGGAAAGTGCTGCCTGCTTCCAGAGGGAGGAAAAGCACAGcctctgagagagacacacatctGTTGTGCTGCTACACACACTTTGTTTGGCAGAGGGAGGCGCAAGCTTGTACCACTTAATTAACAGTCGTTAGTAGCTGAGTGCTTTTGAATTATGATTCAGTGGTTCAGTACTGCTGGTTTTGGTTGTATCTATCTGTTTGTctacacacgcgcgcacacacacacacacacacacacacacacacacacacacataaatgtctGTACAAACACATGGCATAATGTTTACTGGACCAGGAAAGTTTCTTTTTGGACTTGGCAGGTTGcaacaggaagacagaaagcTGACTAGCATGCACGCAGGAAGCTGTTGTAACAGTCAAAGCGAATGAACTGTAGAATTCAAAAGGGTCAGGATGAAAAGAAAGACTCTAAGGGGATTTGATGATCAGATTTATGACACAGGCCTATATGCTGGAAGAGAAAGAAGCATCGGGATGACAAATTGCAGCTCACAGCTGCACTAAACGCCGTATCCCCAGCAGTTTTGTACCCAGTCTAAAAAGTGGAACAGATTGAGTGCTTTTCCATTCGGGTTCCATCGACTGTGTGTTTTGGCCGGGCTGTGTCGGTGACACATGCCATATATCACCGGGGCTTTGGGAGGCTGATGTTGAGAGCAggccctgcctctgtctcaccCTGTGCTGGTGTCTCACAGGGATACACCCTAAGAGCACGAACAGGGCACGCTGTTGCTCATGACAACTGTACAACTGCTCCTTGTGACACCCTCACGTTCTTCAAACCCCTCTACATTCCActgattttcagaaaatataataaaatatagcaaaaaTAGAGCAATCTCACTACACAGTAGCAATAAGAGCAACAGGGTGTGGCAGAGTCACTCGGATGAATCAGGTAATGTGTGCAGGGACAGTTCTCATCCTCAGCACACCCTATGGCTTTGGTAACTCATAAGCCATCACCCTCGATGGAGAACCCATGGACCATTATTGCTTGGCcaggaaaggaaaaagggaGGGCCTCTTTGTCAGTGAGACGTCTTGTTTTTGGAAGTTAAGCACAGTAATTAGTGAGGCTTGTGCCCAGACTCAGGTCCGCCCAGCGGTGGAGCACATCAGCTCCACCAGGCCCACTGGAATGCAGGGGAATTAGTGTGTGGACTTGGCCTGTCCGctttccctgctctccctctccattccATTCCCCTAGGCGATCATACTCCGCTTTTGGTCTCCCCCATCACACTCTGGTTTATATGTAAACGGAGAGCCAGCAGAGGAGCCAAAGGCCAGAGCTGTTCACTGCAGATCAACGGTCAacatttgcacaaacacacttatgcactcactcacttatGCAGACGTCTACAAATCcagtaaactgtaaaatgatgaCCTTTAAGGAGATTAGGATGACTTGAGTAGTCACATGAATTAagacaaatgtatgttttttgttgtcaATGGCCACACCCCACCTATCCATGTAGATTTACAGATGTTGACAATCTCATGTGTATGCCTATGGCCGtttattttatcacaaaaaGTTTACTtgcaacatttattttccccAAAGGTTACATCTGCCAGTAGTTTTCCATATGTTATGTTGCTATTTGTCCCATTCTGGGACATTGTAACTCACATTTGTTTCCACTGTGTCATGCATGCTGACAGAGTTGCGCCACATGACAAACACCCAGCCAAAACACTGTCTGCTGATCTATCACAGCAACCAAGACTGCATCACCTGCCAGGCTTCTccaatcattaaaaaaaccaTTCAAAGCATGACTCTACTTTATTACAACTATTTATGGCTGTTTGCTTCAGCTCTGCTTCATTGCGTAGCCCTGCCTGCAGATAAGGGTGTTCTTTATCAGTTGTATGAGGTGAGAGAAAGTGCTGAGGGGACATCCCTCACCAGGGGACCACACCCCAAATCATTTTCCTTGGGGACGTCTCATCTGccatgagaaatgaaaaagaaggcAGCACCGCACTAGCATAAATGGAGATAGATACCACAGAGCCAGCTGTCAGCAGACGCTCACCATGCACCTCTGCAGCGTACCCACAGGgaactttttctgtttttttttcattttcttcgGAAGGAACATGACTGGGCAGAGCACAAGAATCGAGGTACACTGTATTCCAGGATAAAGTTGGATTTCTGGAACTCAGTTTGGTCTTTAATCATGGTTTGCCCTGACCTGCTGAGACAATCAGAAGAACACCCCACTAATGGGCAACAAATATGGCAGGAAGAGGCCATGGGAGTGACATTGTAAAACGTACAGTCTGCCTGCAGCCCGTCTGTCATTAGTGTCGTCACCTTCCTCTAAGccgtgttctctctctctttccccctcccttcctctctctccgtctctctctctcagcggaGAGGGTGACCTCCCTGGGGAAGGACTGGCACAGGCCATGTCTAAAGTGCGAGAAGTGCAACAAGACTCTATCAGCCGGCTCACATGCAGAGGTGagaattaacaaaaaaaagaccacGCCTGTTTCTCAGGCATACACATCCCGGTGTCTGTCAGTCACAAGTTTGATGTGACATCAAAAAGAAAGCGCTTTCAAACCAATTGTTACCATGGTAATGAAGGATTCAGTGTTATACTGTCAGGGATTAATGACTATTTTCTGCCTATTCCAGCATGAGGGAAAACCCTATTGTAACAACCCCTGCTACTCTGCACTGTTTGGACCCAAAGGTTAGTAAAATGGATCGGCACGCCAGTCACACAGAGCCCGGCATCTGTTCATGGGGATCATATGTGGTTCTGTTGGGGTAATATTAGACGTTGCTTCACTGATGGTACTGTAGACGTACTGCCCAAAGTGGTAATTTCAGGGGTGCTTATGAAATGCGCTGATGGACTGTATCCATCAGGATACGATCAGTAACAATGACTGATCTATCTCCCTTTGTGTTTCCACACCTCTTCTGTGCCAGTGGAGGGGATCGACCAAGGCATGCGGTCTGCTATTAATAACACTGAACCTCCTCTCTCGGGTCCCATGTGGGGTCTGTCTGATCCCCCCTTCATCCCACTTTGTGAATTTTGATCCAATATGCCAATCAGATTAGCTCATGTTACAGAGAGAGGCGATGAAGGGCATTTATTGCGCACCTCTCAGTGaaaactttggaaaaaaacCCTGAGGGCAAATACTGAACCCCCAatcaccccaacacacacacacacacaaagtaggTCAATAGCAATTTAATTGTTCCGTGTTTCATTGCTCTCCTCCTTCATTCTCTCCTCATGTGATGGCGATTTCTGTGTTGCCACCACAGAAGCGTCCGACAGATCATTTTAAGAAAAGGTTTCCACAGAGCAAGGTCAGGGAACTCTGGGAAGTTTCCACTGTTGTGGCTCCACTGTCTCCCCTTTCTGCCTGATACTAATCCCGCAATGGCTGGGGTCATTCACAGATGTGATCTTTTCCTTGTGATGTGATGCCATTTTCTCCCGCAGGATTTGGGCGTGGAGGCACTGAGAGCCACACATTCAATTAGGCCCTGATTTGGTAAGGAATGCACTCTTTTACTGGAGCGAACAGGCTTTTCTGAGaactgtaaaattattattgGTGTATTTTggtgcagggtttttttttaaattctgatttGTCTCCACTTGTTTTCCTGTCTGATGCACTTGTCTCATTTTGTGCGATGTTGGTCGATGATTTCCTGATATGATGCATTATTCCCCCCAGGTTACTTGGCAAGGAATGGCTGCCAGGATGTGGACAGAAGGCAGCATTCAGGCCCCCTTGTAATCTATAATCTATGATTTTAAACGAAACACTTCATCAAGAAGAgctcttgttttattattacagtttattCATTGTCACTAATTGTGTTTGTTAGATGAACATAGCCAGCCTTTGTTGTACTTAACAGCGATGCCCTGATTTGTCACATATAATTGCAAGGGTTTTGTAGTAATTGCTTAAATCCCTGTGTTGGTTTTTttctacaaataaaaaaaatcagtcttgAGTTTGAAGTGTGTCGTATTATTGTTTcgttatttcagtttttccacaGTCTGTTTATGCTCGCTCTGGGCATGTGAGCCCTTCCCCAGAGCATGGCTGAAGATCGGACAAGAAGGACTTTatcaaaaatcaagtttgtGTGCCAACACTGTGAGCCACACACTGTGATTGGCAATCCTTATTTTATTGAGTTAGATACATTATAGGATAGTAATGGAGAGGGGCTTGAGTCTCAGATAACACCACTTGTGCCAGAGATGAAAGCCACACAATGAAGAATTAAAGCAACCCCCGTATTCCTGAGTTGCGCAAAATATCTGAATTTAGCATAGCAGTGAATGAGTGTCTGGGATGGGGGTTATTTTAGTTTATTGACTTGGATtgatttctttgaatgttttaaagagTGTAAAGAGTGTACCACTGCACCTGTAAGACCTCTCTGCACTGTTACTCAGTGTTCTGCATGAGGGGAAGGAGGCAGATCTGTGTTACTCCCTCTTATTTTCGGCACAAACAAGTCCATATAATTGCTTTTGACGGATAAAGGCCGATGGTAAATGCTCTTAAATGGTAATATAATCTATGCGACACTCATTTTGacccaggaaaaaaataatactcttCTTAAGGAGAATGCTGCCTGTAGTCTCCAAAGTGTAATTGATGTTTAAACCCTCAAATCAGTCTGCATGCCCAAAGCGTATGGCAATTTAATCAGCATTTGCAAATTCCATTAAACCCTATGAACTACATCAAATAATCTGGCATTCCGAGTGTCCCTCGtctttttatacatatataatcaATTTTATGTTAGTAACGATAAATTCCAGTTAACACATTTTCCTGATTAAGAGAGGTATCCGTTTCATCCACTCTTGCCAGTTCTCTTCACAGTCATATGGCTTTTAAATCAGtttatgctgtttgtttcagtctAGCgcctttgtttttaaactggGTCACACTTTGCTAAGAAGCTTGCACAGACGAATCGTACATGGCCATATCTTTGGGTGTCACAAAGCCAGCCACATTAAAGCTCTGCATGCCAATAAGATGTCATACGGACCACCTCACGGTCTTGTTCACAGTGTGAGTACAGCCCAAATCACAGaaccaatttgttctgcttCTTGAGTAATCTAAACAATTACTGTCGTGCCTCCTGTCATACCCTCCTGAGGCAT encodes:
- the crip1 gene encoding cysteine-rich protein 1; translation: MPKCPKCLKEVYFAERVTSLGKDWHRPCLKCEKCNKTLSAGSHAEHEGKPYCNNPCYSALFGPKGFGRGGTESHTFN